A single window of Lytechinus variegatus isolate NC3 chromosome 8, Lvar_3.0, whole genome shotgun sequence DNA harbors:
- the LOC121420737 gene encoding uncharacterized protein LOC121420737, with the protein MPNRVILWTTFRSVSTAFTRSMGQIPGVEIWPEPFGFANTAKINYELNEGIDLPTSYEGNEAAFDKAAQYIGKLVARKFKPEALSYDSIRTMLETSTAENVFVKDIGLAMQSRDLREFIPEGYRHSFLIRHPLLVYSSLHKANYNQLRNVNLLHADETNEDEFDQRRHKDLLGDPSQFFSSLHDVWLYIKGNIDPAPPIIDSSELLRNPDVIMPKYCKAVGLPYTTQMLKWEPSLDVIQSWKWSSEISQNTSYLTNLISSTGFSKPQDLPSLDTVTSDVVQLANEALPFYEEMYSNRLL; encoded by the exons ATGCCAAACCGAGTAATATTGTGGACTACCTTCAGAAGTGTATCCACGGCATTCACGCGCTCGATGGGACAGATTCCTGGGGTCGAGATATGGCCCGAGCCATTCGGATTTGCCAATACCGCAAAGATCAACTACGAGTTGAACGAGGGCATCGATCTGCCGACATCGTATGAGGGAAATGAGGCCGCCTTTGATAAGGCAGCTCAGTATATTGGGAAATTGGTAGCGCGAAAGTTCAAACCAGAAGCGTTGTC ATATGACAGTATAAGAACGATGCTGGAGACTTCCACGGCAGAGAACGTATTCGTGAAAGACATTGGTCTAGCGATGCAATCGAGGGATCTGAGAGAATTCATTCCAGAAGGCTATCGGCACTCCTTTCTGATCCGCCATCCACTCTTGGTATACTCATCTCTGCATAAAGCCAACTACAACCAACTGAGAAACGTTAATCTACTTCATGCAGACGAAACCAACGAGGATGAATTCGATCAACGAAGGCACAAGGACCTGCTGGGAGACCCCTCCCAATTCTTCAGCAGTCTACACGACGTCTGGTTATACATCAAAGGAAACATCGATCCTGCACCACCTATCATTGATTCTTCGGAGTTACTGCGGAACCCTGACGTGATTATGCCTAAGTACTGCAAGGCTGTGGGACTCCCGTATACAACACAAATGCTGAAATGGGAACCATCTCTGGATGTTATTCAGTCCTGGAAGTGGTCTTCTGAAATCAGTCAGAACACGAGTTACCTAACCAATCTGATCTCAAGCACGGGATTCTCTAAACCTCAAGACCTTCCATCTCTTGACACAGTAACCTCTGATGTCGTTCAGTTGGCCAACGAAGCATTGCCGTTCTATGAAGAAATGTACAGCAACCGTCTACTTTAA
- the LOC121420757 gene encoding uncharacterized protein LOC121420757, translating to MFSCLALFTFIALLHTSSAIKCYTCLSITRGQIRTEPSNTRPCEGSSMQSIDCANQTSGCRKLNGYIDFKNNGNTTKKTTYHILYLGCGEDPVSDCASPTPTGIVELLQAVPPVKDALDEIIGHNVTSDDVDEGTLCRHGCYSDNCNGANYIQMSHAMVVLSLSSILWNMF from the exons ATGTTTTCGTGTTTGGCTCTTTTTACTTTCATCGCTCTGCTTCACACAA GCTCGGCGATAAAATGCTACACGTGTTTGAGCATTACAAGAGGTCAAATTAGAACCGAACCTTCGAATACCCGGCCCTGTGAGGGCTCAAGCATGCAAAGCATTGACTGTGCGAATCAAACATCGGGCTGTAGGAAATTGAACGGTTACATCGACTTCAAGAACAACGGAA ATACAACGAAAAAAACTACCTACCATATACTGTATCTTGGATGTGGTGAAGATCCAGTGTCAGATTGTGCGAGTCCAACCCCTACCGGGATAGTGGAACTTCTACAAGCTGTACCGCCTGTAAAGGATGCCTTGGATGAAATCATTGGTCACAACGTTACATCTGATGACGTGGATGAAGGTACATTGTGCAG ACATGGATGTTACTCGGATAATTGCAATGGCGCCAATTACATCCAGATGAGCCACGCCATGGTTGTACTTTCTCTATCCTCGATCCTCTGGAATATGTTTTAG